CCGGTCAGGCGCTGGGCCACCCCCGCCAGCTGCCGCATATAGGGGATCTCCTCCGGCTCCTGATCCAGACGCAGCAGGGCGCGCTGGCTGCGCAGGACGATCTCGGCCAGCTCGGCAGCGCCCTGGCTCGGGTCCTCCCGGCTCAGCTCCAGCACCGGCAGGCCATCGCTGAGGAACAGGCGTGCCTGCAACACCGCCTCGCCCCCGGCCAGATTGAGCCACCCGGCACCGCTGAAGCGCTCCCCGGCATGCGCGATCAGCTGCTCCACCTGGGTCACCGCCGCCTCCCCCAGCAACTGCGCCAGGGGCTGGTTGAGGGCCGCCTGCACATCCGCCAGGGCGAACAGTTCCGCGCCGTTGGCGCTGACCTGCAGCAGGCACCGCTCGGCATCGGCCGAGAGCACCAGCAGGTAGCCCTGCGGCTGGATCCGACCCAGTTGATGAATCGGCTCATCGGCGCAGCGCGCCAGGGCCTGTTGCAGTTGTGTTTCGCTGTAGCGGCTCATGGACCTGAACTGTCTGGGGCTATTACCCTGGCCGCCGGATCAGGGCCGTTTGGCCCAGTCCTCCGGGGTGTAGGTGGTGACGCTGAGGGCATGCAGCTCACCGCTTTCGAGCAGGGCCTTGACCCGATCCATCACCTGTCGATGGCGCTGGATGCGGCTTTGTCCGACAAAATCCGGGCTGATCACGGTGACGCTGAGGTTGCAGCCCTCTCCGCCCACCTCCACCTCGGCCTCGCTGAAGCCCTGTTGAATCATGTGCTTGACCGATTCCTGATCCATGACACCCTCGCCAGTTAGTGTGAAACGTACTGTGAAACGGCCTTGCCCTTGCCCATCATCGCAAGTCCCGAAGCAGTCAAGGGTAAGTAAAAACCCAGGCCGGGGCAATCACCGCCATGCCCTGCATCACCCCGTGCTTACTGTGGACAAGCCTTGCGCAGATGACG
This is a stretch of genomic DNA from gamma proteobacterium SS-5. It encodes these proteins:
- a CDS encoding BolA/IbaG family iron-sulfur metabolism protein yields the protein MDQESVKHMIQQGFSEAEVEVGGEGCNLSVTVISPDFVGQSRIQRHRQVMDRVKALLESGELHALSVTTYTPEDWAKRP